A single genomic interval of Malania oleifera isolate guangnan ecotype guangnan chromosome 13, ASM2987363v1, whole genome shotgun sequence harbors:
- the LOC131146615 gene encoding homeobox protein knotted-1-like 6: protein MMEEMYGLHSAPDFSTHDSPLLAPELQTQLVYPVDYHPAGGGFASPPPPLFHDRVPILGSSDPSSGASDAASMVAEVQRGGSEEEISSAIRAKIASHPLYPKLIQAYVDCQKVGAPPEMACLLEDIQRESDLSRRITAVSSCLGADPELDEFMEAYCDVLVKYKSDLSRPFDEASTFLNNIQTELNNLCNGAASRSYVSDEAVASYEEDFSGGEIEVQDCPHDSEDRELKDRLLRKYSGYIGTLKLEFSKKKKKGKLPKEARQTLLDWWNIHYKWPYPTEADKVALAEATGLDQKQINNWFINQRKRHWKPSENMQYAVMDNLYAPFFTNN from the exons ATGATGGAGGAAATGTACGGACTCCACTCTGCCCCGGACTTCTCCACTCACGACTCTCCACTTCTGGCGCCCGAGCTGCAGACTCAACTCGTCTATCCGGTCGATTATCATCCCGCCGGCGGAGGGTTTGCGTCACCGCCGCCTCCCCTGTTCCACGATCGCGTCCCGATTCTGGGGTCGTCGGACCCTTCGTCGGGAGCTTCGGATGCGGCTTCCATGGTGGCGGAAGTCCAGAGAGGGGGCTCCGAAGAAGAGATTTCCAGTGCAATTCGGGCCAAAATCGCCTCTCACCCTCTCTACCCCAAACTCATTCAAGCTTACGTCGATTGCCAGAAG GTGGGAGCGCCACCGGAGATGGCGTGTTTGTTGGAAGATATTCAGCGGGAGAGCGATCTTTCTAGAAGAATCACCGCTGTTTCTTCTTGCTTGGGTGCCGATCCCGAACTCGACGAGTtcatg GAAGCATACTGCGATGTATTGGTGAAGTACAAATCGGACCTCTCAAGGCCATTCGACGAGGCCTCAACATTTTTGAACAACATACAGACCGAGCTCAACAATCTCTGCAATGGTGCTGCTTCCAGAAGCTATGTttctg ATGAGGCAGTTGCGTCATATGAGGAGGACTTTAGTGGAGGAGAGATAGAGGTGCAAGACTGTCCACACGACAGTGAAGATCGAGAGCTTAAGGACAGGCTATTACGTAAATATAGTGGTTATATTGGCACATTGAAGCTTGAATtttcaaagaagaagaagaagggaaaacTACCAAAAGAAGCAAGGCAAACCCTTCTTGATTGGTGGAACATTCACTACAAATGGCCATATCCAACg GAAGCAGACAAGGTTGCACTGGCTGAAGCAACTGGCCTAGACCAGAAGCAAATAAACAACTGGTTTATAAACCAAAGGAAGCGCCACTGGAAGCCATCAGAGAACATGCAATATGCTGTTATGGACAATCTCTATGCACCATTTTTCACAAATAACTGA